The Phormidium sp. PBR-2020 DNA segment GCAGCTTCTGGAGTTCGGGGGCGATCGCCATCTCAAAGGAACCCTGATTCTTGCCCCAGAAGGCATCAACGCCACTGTCGCCGGCCCCCGAACGGCGATCGATGACCTCATGGCAAAACTGCGCCAAATGCCCCAATTCCAAGGCTTAGAACGCCTAGAGTATAAAGAATCTCAAAGCCAAACTCCCCCCTTCCAACGCTTCAAAGTTCGCATCAAACCGGAAATTGTCACCTTCAAACAAGAGGAAATCAATCCTCAGGAAACCGTAGGAACCTACATTCAAGCCAGGGAATGGAATCAACTCATCTCAAATCCTGAAGTCACCCTCATCGATACCCGCAATGACTTTGAAGTCGAAATTGGCACATTCAAGGGCGCTCAAAACCCTAAAACCTCTGCATTTACAGAGTTTCCAGATTATATTAAAGAGAACTTAGACCCCCAAAAAACTCCTAAAGTTGCCATGTTTTGCACCGGAGGAATCCGTTGTGAAAAAGCAACATCTTATCTCTTAAAACAAGGGTTTAAAGAAGTGTATCATCTCAAAGGAGGCATCCTCAAATATCTCGAAGATGTCCCCGAAGAGGATAGTTTATGGGAAGGAGACTGTTTTGTCTTCGATGAGCGAGTGGCAGTACGACATGGCCTAGAACGAGGAGACTATGAACTCTGTCTCAGTTGTGGACATCCCCTCTCCCCAGAAGAACGCAACTCTCCCCACTACGACTGGGGGATTTCCTGTCCCCATTGTTACGGAAGTCTCAGCGAGGAGAAACGCCGCCGCCGAGAAGAAAAGGTACGCCAGTTAACGCTTCAACGCCAACGTCAAGCCATCGCTGATGGGAACCAGACTTAGGGAGATGCGATCGTCTTGATGGAGGGCAAGGTTAAACTCACGAATGGCCTCCGTGCGTTTATCGCTGACTGTTTCATCCGCAACACGCCCCGACCATAAAACATTATCGATCGCAATCAGTCCCCCCGATCGCACCAGTTGCAGAGATTTCTCGTAATAGTGGGGATAGTTGCGCTTGTCGGCATCGATAAAGGCAAAATCAAAACTCTCGGCCTCTCCTGCCGCCAAAAGCTGATCCAGACTGTCTAAGGCGGGGGCCAAGCGTAACTCAATGTTGTCAGCGACTCCGGCTTGTTGCCAATAGCGGCGGGCGATCGCCGTCGTCGTTTCATCAATATCACAAGTTACCAGCCGGCCCTCCGGGGGCAATGCCAGAGCCACCACCAAGGCACTATAGCCAGTAAATGTGCCAATTTCTAGGGTTTTTCGCGCCCCGAGAAGCTGTACCAGCAGGGCCATAAACTGCCCCTGTTCCGGCGCAATTTGCATCCTGGCACCGGGTAGCTGGGCGGTTTCCTGGCGCAACTGCTGTAAGACTGGATGCTCTCTTAGGGAGGTGTTGAGGAGATAATCGTGGAGTTGGGGGGATAAGCCGAGGGTTTTGGGGGACATGGGGGAAGAGGGCAAGAGGCAAGAGGCAAGAGGCAAGAGGCAAGAGGCAAGAGGCAAGAGGCAAGAGGAGGGATGCCGTGAGGGGTTAAAATGGGAGTCAACTGACTATGTTAAAGCGTTACAGGGTTTTTACCACGGGATGGATACTACAGAAAATCGGATTGAACTCCCAGATGATTTAGAGGATGCGATCGCCCAGGCGAAGGCGGCGACGAAAGCAGCCCTGGAGGATGGTTATCGCCTGATCCAAGTTGAGATCGTCTATCCAGAATTGAAGGCCCAACCTATTGCTGAAACCTTTATCCCCGTTTTGACGGAGATGGGTTATAACCTCAAAGTCATGTTCCCCGACACTGGGGCCGCAGCTTTGGCGCGGCGGGATTGGGGAGATACCCCCTTTAAGATTACCGATGTGGGCAGTCGTCGCCTCCCCGTCACCAGTCAGATGGAAGAGACAGATGAGTGCTATCTGTTAGTGGAACCGTCGGATGTGGAAATTGAACAAGTCGAGAAACTGGCCAACGAAGCCGGCGATCGCCCGGTTATCCTCCTCCTCCCCCGCCTCGAAAGTGTCGCCACCGTTGGCATTGGCTACGCCGCTCGCCAGTTACGGGAACGCTTCCTGAGCAAAATCACCTCATGCTATTATGTTCGTCCTCTCCCCGGTGGCGCTCTCTTACGGATTTATCCCTCGCCCTGGATTGTCTGGACATTAAATGAGGAGAATCAATATGAGGTGTTAACGGAAATGTCCTACAAACCCGTTGGCGAGGAACTTGAACGCCTACTCATGGGTGAAGAACTCGAAGACAGTTCCTCCGAACCCAGCGACAGCGACGCCAACGCTCCCCCAAGTTCCAACAAACCCCAATCCCGAGGCCTATTCGCCGAAGTCCAACGCTTCATCCGCGCCCTAACCCAGTAGAAGGCGAACAGCACCTCGACTATCCCTCGCTGAACACCATTCTTCCCTGCATCTTCCCCCTCCTCAACCTCTGTGTCCTCCGTGACTCCGTGGTTCCCCTCTTGCCTTTTGCCTCTTGCCTTCTTCCCCCCTATGCCAGACTTACAAGACGAACTGATTGAAGTTCTCCAAGAACCCCCAGATTTAGACTTTGATCTGCCCAATCCCGAGGATGAGGATTTACCAGATTTCGAGTTTTTGCA contains these protein-coding regions:
- a CDS encoding class I SAM-dependent methyltransferase — encoded protein: MSPKTLGLSPQLHDYLLNTSLREHPVLQQLRQETAQLPGARMQIAPEQGQFMALLVQLLGARKTLEIGTFTGYSALVVALALPPEGRLVTCDIDETTTAIARRYWQQAGVADNIELRLAPALDSLDQLLAAGEAESFDFAFIDADKRNYPHYYEKSLQLVRSGGLIAIDNVLWSGRVADETVSDKRTEAIREFNLALHQDDRISLSLVPISDGLTLALKR
- a CDS encoding rhodanese-related sulfurtransferase; the protein is MSIVVATFYQFVPLQDLDSLRSQLLEFGGDRHLKGTLILAPEGINATVAGPRTAIDDLMAKLRQMPQFQGLERLEYKESQSQTPPFQRFKVRIKPEIVTFKQEEINPQETVGTYIQAREWNQLISNPEVTLIDTRNDFEVEIGTFKGAQNPKTSAFTEFPDYIKENLDPQKTPKVAMFCTGGIRCEKATSYLLKQGFKEVYHLKGGILKYLEDVPEEDSLWEGDCFVFDERVAVRHGLERGDYELCLSCGHPLSPEERNSPHYDWGISCPHCYGSLSEEKRRRREEKVRQLTLQRQRQAIADGNQT
- a CDS encoding DUF1995 family protein encodes the protein MDTTENRIELPDDLEDAIAQAKAATKAALEDGYRLIQVEIVYPELKAQPIAETFIPVLTEMGYNLKVMFPDTGAAALARRDWGDTPFKITDVGSRRLPVTSQMEETDECYLLVEPSDVEIEQVEKLANEAGDRPVILLLPRLESVATVGIGYAARQLRERFLSKITSCYYVRPLPGGALLRIYPSPWIVWTLNEENQYEVLTEMSYKPVGEELERLLMGEELEDSSSEPSDSDANAPPSSNKPQSRGLFAEVQRFIRALTQ